The Streptomyces sp. NBC_01142 genome has a window encoding:
- a CDS encoding sensor histidine kinase has translation MGSGLQRAQAFMILATMLYRMSHLMVGLLAVVQHQRHRPVSWMVLVAAVALSVLVYATARSRGWFSPRFVWADVLVTGCALPFVAYLWSGAQQPASIAWVMLLGGSASGVAAVTFGRPATVGAVLLLAVTHAVGYRMTGAGMAVTGGHLNAVVSSAIMTWVFWWYLRRQGSLLDAATEQAMTAEAERARYAERIAHHRALHDTVLATLTTIAGGGIDANTPKVRSRCAREAAYLRRLIQQTADTESNPEVGRALEDSVRSAESLDLQVTAQYHDLPTVPPDVATALADAVTEALNNVLRHAGTGHAYLTATGDDGHLVITVVDRGVGFDPGKVSGGLGLRQSVHARMRTIGGVARVDSVPGEGASIELRWPG, from the coding sequence ATGGGCTCCGGACTTCAGCGGGCTCAGGCCTTCATGATCCTGGCGACGATGCTGTACCGGATGAGCCATCTGATGGTCGGTCTCCTCGCCGTCGTACAGCACCAACGGCACCGCCCGGTCTCCTGGATGGTGCTGGTCGCAGCCGTGGCGCTGAGCGTGCTGGTGTACGCAACGGCCCGCTCCCGGGGCTGGTTCAGTCCGCGGTTCGTCTGGGCCGATGTGCTGGTCACCGGATGCGCGCTGCCCTTTGTCGCGTATCTGTGGAGCGGAGCACAGCAACCGGCGTCGATCGCCTGGGTGATGCTGCTCGGCGGGTCGGCGAGCGGGGTTGCCGCCGTCACTTTCGGCCGGCCGGCGACCGTCGGTGCGGTCCTGCTGCTGGCGGTGACCCATGCGGTGGGGTACCGGATGACGGGCGCGGGTATGGCGGTGACCGGCGGGCATCTCAACGCGGTGGTCTCGTCCGCGATCATGACATGGGTCTTCTGGTGGTATCTGCGCCGGCAGGGCAGCCTGCTCGACGCCGCCACCGAGCAGGCGATGACCGCCGAGGCAGAACGGGCCAGGTATGCCGAGCGGATCGCCCACCACCGTGCCCTGCATGACACCGTGCTGGCCACGCTGACCACCATCGCGGGCGGCGGCATCGACGCCAACACCCCCAAAGTCCGCAGCCGTTGTGCCCGGGAAGCCGCCTACCTGCGGCGGCTGATCCAGCAGACCGCCGACACGGAGTCCAATCCGGAGGTCGGCCGGGCGCTGGAGGACTCCGTACGCTCCGCCGAGAGTCTGGACCTTCAGGTGACCGCCCAGTACCACGACCTGCCCACGGTGCCGCCGGACGTGGCGACTGCCCTGGCCGATGCCGTCACCGAGGCCCTGAACAACGTCCTGCGGCACGCCGGCACCGGACACGCCTATCTGACCGCCACCGGTGACGACGGCCACCTCGTCATCACCGTCGTCGACCGCGGAGTCGGTTTCGACCCGGGCAAGGTCAGCGGCGGCCTCGGGCTTCGCCAGTCGGTGCACGCACGGATGCGCACGATCGGGGGCGTGGCCCGCGTGGACAGCGTTCCCGGAGAAGGGGCCAGCATCGAACTGCGCTGGCCCGGATGA